The Paenibacillus sp. YPG26 genome includes a window with the following:
- a CDS encoding pro-sigmaK processing inhibitor BofA family protein, with the protein MRLLFTGILVVALLLIVYILITQKLGFAWLTRLGMHIVLAALAIYIVNFSGIVPQLYVPLNPITLTTVLLLGLPGVALLIGINLTFV; encoded by the coding sequence GTCGTAGCACTGCTTCTCATTGTATATATACTAATCACTCAGAAGCTTGGCTTTGCCTGGCTGACTAGATTGGGAATGCATATTGTGCTGGCTGCCCTTGCGATTTATATTGTGAATTTCTCAGGCATTGTGCCTCAGCTCTATGTCCCGTTGAACCCGATTACGCTAACGACAGTATTGTTACTAGGACTGCCTGGAGTTGCACTTCTGATAGGGATAAATTTAACATTTGTTTAA